A single uncultured Fibrobacter sp. DNA region contains:
- the sprA gene encoding cell surface protein SprA, which produces MNGLAGALIAVGFAYAQAASAPESQSSDTDPAEAQPDPAETEWQPSINYIDLPPSAAPLDNLLPFNGVGANPSLMNTNKGRVFSHDIDIATRELDVSEKRVNSISRDTTTLWTAHYPELADYVSDMYDVGRRRLWLNGLVGQPNDGYEAPETGSVFDITIPVNMPAWMRDFGLDKPKLMLQGTMDIRLKGYGEKDDAQGSDNTSLWPSPSLSYDPSFMVKGKIGPYITVEINNVESGLGVKNQVRVVYEESYKDEFEDYILQRVEAGTTSLTLSGTELTGYSEQHQGLFGIKADWKLGDWRLTTIASQDGGSQESYSINASESTTEFQILDKQFLAYRYYFLNHDARNAYINSAIAGRTVSNYPAKDLKLYKRISSNAKDVIDSMIVVYTTPDGKRIEKTVMRMAEIPKEDFDYDSKTGILKVSGANRNTLIAASWSDDGTGRKGGDTKIRDGSKVVLIQWDATLPELTDIDKLMLRNVYSVGISDASSSSFILRMKNKSGVTNSFLKDLGVADESTGTPLVNDATIFKKDASGNYTGEMWLPCKPLSKYKGQKNAAELARANCLEPLRNLDSSAAMSQLYTLPVYNLNRYTSRFYFESVGKRRNSTISVRDPNSSYSVSAGSCMDISPGSEKLTAGSTVLVRDVDYEVNYELGQIELLSERALDPNKEIKVTFECEPLFEIDNKLLLGARAELPLERYGFGSGSVFGLTALYKSQSTTAKTPTLGNEPYNSFLWGMNLRLQDTISALTSLVNMIPLIETQAVSNWRFEAEFASSRHNANTSEANAALVEDFESTASGLVFPMSRLSWYPASPPGGVSTNPSTYIENLDYRHKGEFIWHSNSTELYKYIYPNVGNSDVDNQHLTVLKMTLRANDNLMGNSWGGIMRPNSSYYQDLSDLKYIEIVARGNVGSIYIDLGLVSEDISINGRAPNGQYNGENEIGTTTALHDMGLDGVTGSDEADSLTKWVCRGPSASDCEDKTPKADAATTDIARDNYSDKYDDDSDPPVNINGTENNSGERKYDTEDINRNGTLDQDINFVRYRIDLSDTTSPYIEKLRNGWRKWTIPLSQYDTIVSPMAADYLSILAGAQYTRLWLGNLNPGVAESKVQIVSMGVLGNSWEETTVADRYVTSTSENSQVVEVNGVETIVTEQVASRDTNYIEVSTINNRENSNTYFKSPNIKTERDTETNAPLKETSLQLKYKNMYAGQEVGVTRIFETDKKDFSMYKSLKMEIHYETKADHVPIRFALQFGEGSLEGSNDYYEWSFRPVKLEEHCGGRPQDCHEQNWLDNAFSMDIMDFSQMKRGRRPPFLEPIEKDLGGDREEHLRLVGNPSITNIDWVRFVIIADSSASPDDLEGTFWINDLRLSDMDTEWGYAARVGGQVDFADFVSVSGAVRYQDGDFATLSTSGGSPKPKLSDAATQLDVSGDINFALNKFLNDSLGFHIPLSLGYASSTKRPYMKPTDDMILDKSSFSDITGDMFQNDLSVTSNKEEQKLRDEGKSKGYESYTRDKTLGLSYSKDYKANESAIGEVLSQVLLERPAWSYSYHETEARATTSADSTYSYHTIIEYKLGTFSLFKLTPFGGLARYGWASDFSKIEFEPWPQTFDVTLFDLSYIRYVDQDRDPDFVEPQVDKVVTYTTDLSHKLNMRWNIFNFLSTSYSLNVRRDMYGGGDREAFVKENFFSPDDGGLFASDVVFDYDHTDRKVYVSKDSTVIIPYDTIPRVDADGKPLAIDMQNPDSYEIRYDTTAFYKVDSVGTREYGKSYGILRNERSRTQQFRVNFNPNIIPFIPFTTSFSSDFNQQKTIPDEYDIYDETNVEKNYWTISQTNRFDFNPTFRILDFVKSFGKTNPVARGMETIRWREIRFNWTATTNTLGENFTLAQLYEEQGVTPFQYYLYGLGIGNGYRNRGLWNIVSGDMGLDHRDDFRDFAEYRNRHVDTLVYQGNFRHSVSRSFQTGTSIMLPFWDIGVTGDLQWKEEFSQAREYPLYIDTTTVWPKIGVAVNVPNFSQRVSFLNGFRSVSANSRLDYTYVTTVRPFQSAEDSWGTEWNFNPLIRLSFLTQKNIRIENSVRLKITDVDRRPKQEVIGITSWPDSAGHGIDTSKYFWETPWIHTSLYNDFDINVGDDFSVSYPLKTKRGFQLWKWYFKLDNDIDLKFTAGYDYKKSIRKQYDPDPDYDMWNKESGTDGIFRQWKFDVDEPYTVYNPKLSLTDRTVPSRTHEWFVRPSAGYQFNKIASMSSYIEYRQIHEKLDDETAHLRQILQFEIALMLRFN; this is translated from the coding sequence TTGAATGGCCTTGCGGGTGCGCTTATCGCGGTGGGATTCGCCTATGCACAGGCGGCGTCTGCGCCCGAATCGCAATCTTCGGATACAGATCCGGCTGAAGCCCAGCCGGATCCTGCCGAGACGGAATGGCAACCGTCGATCAACTACATTGACCTTCCTCCTTCTGCAGCTCCGCTTGACAATCTTTTGCCGTTCAATGGTGTCGGTGCGAACCCGAGCCTGATGAACACGAACAAGGGGCGGGTGTTCAGTCACGATATCGACATCGCCACCCGTGAACTCGACGTGAGCGAAAAACGCGTGAATTCCATTTCCCGCGATACGACGACTCTCTGGACCGCCCACTACCCGGAACTGGCCGACTACGTGTCCGACATGTACGATGTGGGCCGTAGGCGCCTGTGGTTGAACGGGCTCGTGGGCCAGCCGAACGACGGATACGAGGCCCCTGAAACCGGTTCCGTGTTCGATATTACGATTCCGGTCAATATGCCCGCATGGATGAGGGATTTCGGCCTCGACAAGCCGAAACTCATGCTGCAGGGTACCATGGATATCCGCCTCAAGGGTTACGGCGAGAAGGACGACGCCCAAGGCAGCGACAACACGAGCCTCTGGCCGTCCCCGTCGCTTTCGTACGATCCGAGCTTCATGGTGAAGGGCAAGATTGGCCCCTACATCACGGTGGAAATCAACAACGTCGAGAGCGGCCTCGGGGTCAAGAACCAGGTCCGCGTGGTCTACGAGGAATCGTACAAGGACGAGTTTGAAGACTATATCTTGCAGCGCGTGGAAGCGGGTACCACATCTCTTACGCTCTCGGGTACGGAGTTGACGGGTTATTCCGAACAGCACCAAGGCCTGTTTGGTATCAAGGCCGACTGGAAACTGGGTGACTGGCGCCTCACGACGATTGCCTCGCAAGATGGTGGAAGCCAGGAATCTTATTCCATCAATGCGAGCGAGTCTACCACGGAATTCCAGATTCTCGATAAACAGTTCCTCGCTTACCGTTATTACTTCTTGAATCATGATGCGAGGAATGCCTATATCAATTCGGCTATTGCTGGGCGCACGGTGTCCAACTATCCGGCAAAGGACCTCAAACTTTATAAGCGTATCTCGTCGAATGCCAAGGATGTCATCGACAGCATGATTGTCGTTTATACGACTCCCGACGGTAAGAGAATTGAAAAGACCGTGATGCGCATGGCCGAAATCCCCAAGGAAGATTTCGACTACGATAGCAAGACGGGTATTTTGAAGGTGTCTGGTGCGAACCGCAACACCTTGATTGCGGCAAGCTGGAGCGATGATGGTACCGGCCGTAAGGGCGGTGACACCAAGATCCGTGACGGTTCGAAGGTCGTCCTTATCCAGTGGGATGCGACGCTCCCGGAATTGACCGACATCGACAAGTTGATGCTCAGGAACGTGTATTCTGTAGGCATTTCCGATGCAAGCTCCAGCAGCTTTATCTTGCGCATGAAGAACAAGTCCGGCGTGACGAACAGTTTCTTGAAGGATTTGGGTGTTGCCGACGAGTCGACCGGAACTCCGCTCGTTAACGACGCGACGATTTTCAAGAAGGACGCCTCCGGAAACTACACCGGCGAAATGTGGTTGCCTTGTAAGCCTCTTTCCAAATATAAGGGGCAGAAAAATGCAGCCGAACTCGCCCGTGCAAATTGCTTGGAACCTTTGCGCAATCTGGATTCTTCGGCAGCGATGTCGCAACTCTACACGCTTCCGGTTTATAACCTGAACCGCTACACGAGCAGGTTCTACTTTGAGTCAGTCGGTAAACGCCGCAATTCTACAATCAGTGTCCGCGACCCCAACTCCAGCTATTCTGTGAGTGCGGGTTCTTGTATGGACATTTCTCCGGGTTCGGAAAAGTTGACAGCCGGTTCCACGGTGCTCGTCCGCGATGTGGACTACGAAGTCAACTACGAACTGGGCCAGATTGAACTTTTGAGCGAAAGAGCCCTTGACCCCAATAAAGAAATCAAGGTGACGTTCGAGTGCGAACCTCTGTTCGAAATAGACAACAAACTGTTGTTGGGTGCTCGTGCAGAACTCCCATTGGAACGCTACGGGTTCGGCAGTGGGTCTGTGTTCGGTCTCACGGCCCTGTACAAGAGCCAGAGTACTACGGCAAAGACTCCGACACTCGGTAACGAACCGTACAACAGCTTCCTTTGGGGGATGAACCTCCGCTTGCAGGATACTATTTCTGCATTGACTTCCCTTGTCAACATGATTCCGCTCATCGAAACGCAGGCGGTTTCTAACTGGCGCTTCGAAGCCGAATTTGCAAGCAGCCGCCATAATGCCAATACGAGCGAAGCCAATGCCGCTCTGGTCGAAGACTTTGAATCGACTGCTTCTGGCCTCGTGTTCCCGATGTCCCGCCTTTCTTGGTATCCGGCGTCTCCTCCGGGTGGCGTGAGCACGAATCCTTCGACCTATATTGAAAATTTGGACTACCGTCATAAGGGTGAGTTCATCTGGCATAGCAACAGCACCGAACTGTACAAGTACATCTATCCGAACGTGGGCAATTCCGATGTCGACAACCAGCACTTGACCGTGCTCAAGATGACGTTGCGTGCCAACGACAACCTCATGGGCAATTCCTGGGGCGGTATCATGCGCCCGAACAGTTCGTATTACCAGGATTTGAGCGACTTGAAGTATATAGAGATTGTCGCCCGTGGTAATGTGGGGTCTATCTATATCGACTTGGGCTTGGTCAGTGAAGATATCTCTATCAATGGCCGGGCCCCGAACGGGCAGTACAATGGTGAAAACGAAATTGGAACGACCACGGCGTTGCACGACATGGGCCTGGATGGTGTCACCGGGAGTGACGAAGCCGACAGCTTGACGAAGTGGGTCTGCCGTGGCCCTAGCGCAAGCGATTGCGAAGACAAAACGCCCAAGGCCGATGCGGCGACAACCGATATTGCCCGCGATAACTATTCCGATAAATACGACGATGACAGTGATCCTCCGGTGAATATCAACGGTACGGAAAACAACTCCGGCGAACGCAAGTATGATACCGAAGATATCAACCGCAATGGAACTCTGGACCAGGATATCAACTTTGTCCGTTATCGCATCGATTTGTCCGATACGACATCTCCGTATATTGAAAAATTGAGGAACGGCTGGCGCAAGTGGACTATCCCGTTGAGCCAGTACGATACGATTGTTTCTCCGATGGCTGCCGACTATTTGAGCATTTTGGCCGGTGCCCAGTACACGCGTCTCTGGCTTGGAAACCTGAATCCGGGCGTTGCCGAATCCAAGGTGCAAATCGTCAGCATGGGTGTCTTGGGGAACTCCTGGGAAGAAACGACGGTTGCTGACCGCTATGTGACTTCGACTTCCGAGAACTCGCAGGTGGTGGAAGTGAACGGAGTAGAGACGATTGTTACAGAACAGGTGGCAAGCCGCGATACGAACTATATCGAAGTCTCCACGATTAACAACCGCGAAAATTCCAATACGTATTTCAAGTCGCCCAATATCAAGACCGAACGCGATACCGAAACGAATGCCCCGCTCAAGGAAACTTCGCTCCAACTCAAGTACAAGAATATGTACGCCGGTCAAGAAGTGGGTGTGACTCGTATTTTCGAGACGGACAAGAAGGACTTCTCCATGTATAAGTCCCTCAAAATGGAAATCCATTACGAAACCAAGGCCGACCATGTGCCCATCCGTTTTGCCTTGCAGTTTGGTGAGGGTTCGCTTGAAGGGTCCAATGATTATTACGAATGGAGCTTCCGCCCGGTAAAGCTGGAAGAACATTGCGGAGGCCGTCCGCAGGATTGCCACGAACAGAACTGGCTCGATAACGCCTTCTCCATGGACATCATGGACTTTTCGCAGATGAAACGTGGCCGTCGCCCGCCTTTCCTTGAACCGATCGAGAAAGATCTCGGTGGCGATCGTGAAGAACATCTGCGCTTGGTCGGTAATCCCTCTATTACGAACATCGATTGGGTCCGCTTTGTCATCATTGCCGATTCCAGCGCCTCTCCCGATGACCTCGAGGGTACGTTCTGGATAAATGATCTTCGCCTTTCCGACATGGATACGGAATGGGGCTATGCGGCGCGTGTGGGTGGCCAGGTCGACTTCGCCGATTTCGTTTCTGTTTCTGGAGCGGTTCGTTACCAGGATGGCGACTTCGCGACGCTTTCAACTTCGGGTGGTTCGCCGAAACCGAAACTGTCCGATGCGGCGACACAGCTTGATGTTTCTGGCGATATCAACTTTGCCTTGAACAAGTTCCTGAACGACAGTCTCGGTTTCCATATCCCGTTGAGCTTGGGTTACGCAAGTTCCACGAAGCGCCCGTACATGAAGCCTACGGACGACATGATTCTTGACAAGAGCAGCTTCTCCGACATTACGGGAGACATGTTCCAGAACGACTTGAGCGTGACGTCGAACAAGGAAGAACAGAAACTTCGTGACGAGGGTAAGTCCAAGGGCTATGAATCTTATACCCGTGACAAGACGCTCGGCTTGAGCTATAGCAAGGATTACAAGGCTAACGAATCGGCTATAGGCGAAGTGCTTTCGCAGGTGCTTTTGGAACGCCCGGCATGGAGCTATTCGTACCATGAGACGGAGGCGCGTGCGACAACGAGTGCGGACTCCACCTATTCTTATCATACCATTATCGAATATAAGTTGGGTACGTTCAGCTTGTTCAAGTTGACTCCGTTCGGTGGACTTGCTCGGTATGGCTGGGCTTCGGACTTTTCTAAAATCGAGTTTGAACCATGGCCGCAGACATTCGATGTTACGTTGTTCGATTTGAGCTATATCCGCTATGTGGACCAGGATCGTGATCCCGATTTTGTAGAACCGCAGGTAGACAAGGTGGTCACCTACACGACGGATTTGTCCCATAAGTTGAACATGCGTTGGAACATCTTCAATTTCCTCTCCACCTCTTACAGCTTGAACGTGAGACGCGACATGTATGGTGGTGGCGACCGTGAGGCATTCGTCAAGGAAAACTTCTTTAGCCCAGATGACGGCGGCCTCTTCGCAAGCGATGTGGTTTTTGATTACGACCATACCGACCGCAAGGTTTATGTATCCAAAGACAGTACGGTGATTATCCCGTACGACACGATTCCTCGTGTAGATGCCGACGGCAAACCTCTCGCTATCGACATGCAGAACCCGGATAGTTATGAAATCCGCTACGATACCACTGCGTTCTATAAGGTCGATAGTGTGGGTACGAGGGAATACGGTAAGTCTTACGGTATCCTGCGCAACGAACGGTCCAGGACGCAACAGTTCCGGGTGAATTTCAACCCGAATATCATCCCGTTCATTCCGTTCACGACTTCGTTCTCCTCTGATTTCAACCAGCAGAAGACAATTCCTGATGAATACGATATTTATGACGAGACGAACGTTGAGAAAAACTACTGGACTATATCACAGACCAACCGTTTTGATTTCAACCCGACGTTCAGGATTCTCGATTTCGTGAAGTCCTTCGGTAAGACAAACCCCGTGGCTCGTGGCATGGAAACGATTCGCTGGCGTGAAATCCGTTTCAACTGGACGGCAACCACCAATACTCTCGGTGAGAACTTCACTTTGGCCCAGCTGTACGAAGAACAGGGCGTCACTCCGTTCCAGTACTATCTCTACGGTCTCGGTATTGGTAACGGCTACCGTAACCGCGGGCTGTGGAACATCGTCTCGGGTGACATGGGTCTAGACCATCGCGACGACTTTAGAGATTTCGCGGAATACCGCAACCGCCATGTCGACACGCTTGTGTATCAGGGCAATTTCCGTCACTCCGTCTCCCGTTCGTTCCAGACGGGGACCAGCATCATGTTGCCGTTCTGGGATATCGGCGTGACTGGCGATTTGCAATGGAAGGAAGAATTCTCCCAGGCGCGTGAGTACCCGCTGTATATCGACACGACCACGGTCTGGCCGAAGATTGGAGTCGCTGTCAACGTGCCGAACTTCTCGCAGCGAGTTTCGTTCTTGAACGGTTTCCGTAGCGTTTCGGCGAACAGCCGCCTTGACTACACCTATGTTACCACAGTTCGCCCGTTCCAGAGCGCCGAAGATTCTTGGGGCACGGAATGGAACTTCAACCCGCTTATCCGTTTGAGCTTCCTCACGCAGAAGAACATTCGCATCGAGAACTCTGTCCGCTTAAAGATTACCGATGTCGACCGCCGACCGAAACAGGAAGTCATCGGTATCACGAGCTGGCCGGATTCTGCTGGGCATGGGATCGACACCTCGAAGTACTTCTGGGAAACCCCGTGGATCCACACCTCGCTGTATAACGACTTCGATATCAACGTGGGCGACGATTTCTCCGTTTCTTACCCGCTCAAGACGAAGCGCGGGTTCCAGTTGTGGAAATGGTATTTCAAGTTGGATAACGACATCGACCTCAAGTTTACTGCCGGCTACGATTACAAGAAGAGCATCCGCAAACAATACGATCCTGATCCAGATTACGACATGTGGAACAAGGAAAGCGGGACCGACGGAATCTTTAGACAGTGGAAATTTGATGTCGACGAGCCATACACAGTGTATAATCCGAAACTTTCGCTTACCGATCGTACCGTACCTTCGCGCACGCACGAATGGTTTGTTCGCCCGAGTGCCGGTTACCAGTTCAACAAGATTGCTTCCATGAGCAGTTATATTGAATACAGGCAAATTCACGAAAAATTGGACGACGAAACCGCCCATTTACGCCAAATTCTGCAGTTCGAAATCGCCTTGATGCTTAGGTTCAACTAA